Proteins from a single region of Psilocybe cubensis strain MGC-MH-2018 chromosome 3, whole genome shotgun sequence:
- a CDS encoding Pre-mRNA-splicing factor CWC22, whose product MSSPSASDAAAHKRKRSPSQTPEADGAPPSSRRRARSPSEDSGSDSEGPSPPKDGKLEARVAAMDLDKAEDEAKSTALVKAAEKEKEKESAQRAEFAKLLNTRSGGVYIPPARLRAMQAAASSDKSSPEYQRLSWDALRKSITGIVNRVNVTNIKLIVPELFNENLIRGRGLFARSVMKAQSASLPFTPVFAALVAIINTKLPQVGELVLTRLISQFRRSFKRNDKSVAHEIIALQILVLLLERPTDDSIEIATGFTREVGAFLAENSPKANATVFERFRAVLNEGKISTRVQYMIEVLMQVRKDKYKDNPILPEGLDLVEEDEQITHSIQLEEELQVQEGLNIFKFDPNYLENEEKYKAIKAEILGEDSDDESGSGSEEESDESDDEVAETKEGIEDRTETNLVNLRRVIYLTIMNALNYEEAVHKLLKVQLQEGQEIELVNMIIECCSQERSYSTFYGLIGERFSKLNRVWTDSFEQAFHNYYTTIHRYETNRLRNIARFFGHLFSTDAISWMVFECVKINEDDTTSSSRIFVKIMMQEMMESMGLKNLAERFKDPEVKQGCAGMFPMDIPKNTRFSINYFTSIGLGVLTEEMREYLKNAPKLIMEQRRAMLEAETSSSSDSDSDSDSDSSSDSDSSSDSDSSSDESSSDDSRRGGGRSRRRDSRSRSRTPPRRRGGRDDSRSRSRSRTRSRTPPRRKSDRSPPPAASRRRGHSSSRSRSRSRSPPPPRRRGRDEDGSRSPPPPPRRDRGRDRDASPVPPPPRGPNGRDRDRDRDMMDTKLDGSSRRPRSLSPPPPPRGGGGYGRERDQRDGDRYGRASPPPPPVGGRGGRERSPPPHMRDDRARDRDGGRRSRSPPPHMSRGGGRDEPRRDGGYRDRPRSPPRHERERERDRDRDGGRGGPSREQDNGYSRRR is encoded by the exons ATGAGCTCCCCATCTGCCTCGGATGCAGCTGCTCATAAACGAAAAAG GTCTCCCTCGCAGACCCCAGAGGCGGACGGTGCGCCACCTTCAAGTCGAAGAAGAGCGAGGTCTCCATCTGAGGACTCGGGATCTGACTCGGAAGGACCATCACCACCCAAGGACGGAAAGCTCGAGGCGCGCGTAGCAGCCATGGACCTCGACAAGGCAGAGGACGAGGCCAAGTCAACAGCGCTCGTCAAGGCGgcggaaaaagaaaaggaaaaagagtctGCTCAAAGGGCAGAGTTTGCGAAGCTTCTGAATACCCGTTCTGGAGGTGTGTATATCCCCCCGGCGCGGCTGCGCGCTATGCAAGCCGCGGCCTCGTCCGACAAAAGCAGCCCTGAATACCAGCGTCTTTCGTGGGACGCCCTCCGCAAGTCGATTACCGGTATTGTCAACAGGGTCAACGTCACCAACATCAAGCTCATTGTCCCGGAACTGTTCAACGAGAATTTAATCCGAGGACGAGGACTGTTCGCGCGAAGTGTGATGAAAGCTCAGTCTGCGAGTTTGCCTTTTACACCGGTTTTCGCGGCACTTGTGGCTATCATCAACACCAAGCTGCCTCAAGTTGGAGAGTTGGTTCTCACTAGACTTATCAGCCAGTTTAGGAGATCGTTCAAGCGCAATGACAAG TCTGTCGCACACGAAATCATTGCCCTTCAAATTCTCGTTCTCCTCCTCGAGCGACCTACCGACGACTCCATCGAAATTGCCACGGGTTTCACTCGCGAAGTTGGCGCTTTCCTCGCTGAAAATTCTCCCAAAGCAAATGCAACCGTTTTCGAACGTTTCCGTGCTGTGCTGAATGAAGGCAAAATCAGCACTCGTGTGCAGTACATGATCGAGGTCTTGATGCAAGTCAGGAAGGATAAGTACAAGGATAACCCTATTCTGCCGGAGGGACTGGATTtggttgaggaggatgagcaGATTACGCATTCGATTcagttggaggaggagttgCAAGTTCAAGAAGGACTCA atATCTTCAAATTTGATCCTAATTACCtcgaaaatgaagaaaaatacaAGGCTATCAAAGCTGAGATTCTTGGTGAAGATTCTGACGACGAATCAGGATCTGGTTCCGAGGAGGAGTCTGATGAATCCGATGATGAAG TGGCCGAAACGAAAGAAGGCATCGAAGACAGAACTGAGACCAACCTGGTCAATCTACGCCGTGTTATCTATCTTACTATCATGAATGCTCTCAACTACGAAGAAGCCGTCCACAAGCTGCTCAAAGTACAGTTGCAAGAAGGACAAGAAATTGAACTCGTCAACATGATTATCGAGTGTTGCTCCCAGGAGCGCTCGTACTCGACTTTCTATGGCCTCATCGGCGAACGGTTCAGCAAGTTGAACCGCGTATGGACTGACTCGTTCGAACAGGCCTTCCACAACTATTACACTACTATCCACAGATACGAGACCAACCGTCTGCGAAACATCGCGCGGTTCTTTGGACATCTGTTTTCGACGGACGCGATTTCCTGGATGGTGTTTGAATGTGTCAAAATTAACGAGGATGACACGACGAGCAGCAGTCGTATCTTTGTGAAGATCATGATGCAGGAAATGATGGAGAGTATGGGGCTCAAGAACCTTGCTGAGCGGTTTAAGGACCCCGAGGTCAAGCAGGGCTGCGCGGGCATGTTCCCGATGGATATTCCCAAAAACACCAGGTTCTCAATCAATTATTTCACGAGTATCGGTTTGGGTGTTTTGACAGAGGAGATGAGAGAATACCTCAAG AACGCGCCCAAGTTGATCATGGAGCAACGTCGTGCGATGCTTGAGGCCGAaacgtcctcttcttccgaCTCGGATTCAGATTCAGATTCAGACTCCTCCTCAGACTCAGACTCCTCGTCTGACTCGGATTCATCCTCCGACGAGAGCTCCTCAGATGACTCGCGCAGAGGTGGAGGCCGCAGTCGACGCCGTgactcgcgctcgcgctcgagGACACCCCCTCGTCGCCGGGGAGGCAGGGACGACTCCCGCTCACGTTCCCGCTCGCGTACGCGTTCGCGCACTCCTCCGCGACGCAAATCGGACCGTTCGCCGCCGCCCGCTGCGTCGCGCCGTCGTGGCCATTCTAGCTCGCGGTCTCGGTCGCGATCGCGATCGCCCCCACCTCCTCGCCGTAGGGGGCGCGATGAGGATGGTTCGAGgtcaccgccgccgcctccacgACGAGACCGGGGCCGGGACCGGGATGCGTCGCCTGTGCCTCCTCCCCCGCGAGGTCCCAATGGTAGGGATAGagatagggatagggatatGATGGACACCAAGCTGGATGGCTCCTCTCGTCGTCCGCGTTCGCTCTCGCCTCCACCTCCCCcgcgtggtggtggtgggtatGGCCGTGAGCGTGATCAGCGAGATGGAGATCGATATGGCCGAGCGTcgccccctcctcctccagtcGGTGGCAGAGGAGGTAGGGAGAGGTCGCCTCCACCCCATATGCGGGACGATAGGGCCAGGGATAGGGATGGAGGGAGGCGGTCGAGGTCCCCGCCTCCGCATATGTCTCGTGGTGGGGGCAGAGATGAGCCGAGGCGCGATGGTGGCTATAGGGACCGTCCTCGATCGCCCCCGAGGCatgaacgcgaacgcgaacgcgatagggatagggatgGAGGTAGAGGCGGGCCGTCTAGGGAACAGGATAACGGATACTCTCGCAGGCGCTAG